Proteins from a genomic interval of Effusibacillus pohliae DSM 22757:
- a CDS encoding ABC-2 family transporter protein, whose product MATKKVIILDKVIGKILLYVLFQFFITLITFMTYPTDIFRGFGRIVLFTVIPAGFVSYMPIGLLRQVDVTFLLEALGCALLLLAGSVWVFHIGLRRYSSGNLMGIRM is encoded by the coding sequence TTGGCAACGAAAAAGGTGATCATTCTGGATAAGGTGATAGGCAAGATTCTTCTGTATGTCCTGTTCCAGTTTTTTATTACGCTGATCACGTTTATGACGTATCCGACCGATATTTTTCGCGGCTTTGGGCGAATCGTTTTGTTTACCGTGATCCCGGCCGGATTTGTTTCCTATATGCCGATCGGGCTGCTACGGCAGGTGGACGTAACATTTTTGCTGGAGGCGTTGGGATGCGCCTTGCTGCTGCTGGCGGGATCGGTTTGGGTGTTTCACATCGGGCTGCGGCGGTACAGTTCGGGCAATCTGATGGGAATCCGCATGTAA
- a CDS encoding GNAT family N-acetyltransferase: MEGIREHTETMIEEERRGTGLSRTILDERGNPISVISLHKINQETGEATLGTWLGRPYWGKGYNRRAKDAILRLAFEKMALRRVYIGVDPRNGRSLRAVEKLPYARPVAEVPDEYRNACQGETNWFVVTREEFTRALNGEWGNE; encoded by the coding sequence GTGGAAGGGATTCGCGAGCATACGGAAACCATGATCGAGGAAGAGCGGCGGGGCACCGGTCTCAGCCGTACGATTCTCGATGAACGGGGGAATCCGATCAGCGTGATCAGCCTGCACAAGATCAACCAGGAAACGGGAGAAGCAACGCTTGGCACCTGGCTCGGCCGCCCGTACTGGGGCAAAGGGTATAACCGCCGGGCGAAGGATGCGATATTGCGACTCGCGTTTGAAAAAATGGCCTTGCGCCGGGTGTACATCGGAGTCGACCCGCGAAACGGGCGGTCGTTGCGAGCCGTGGAAAAATTGCCTTACGCCCGGCCGGTTGCCGAAGTGCCGGATGAGTATCGGAATGCGTGTCAAGGTGAGACGAATTGGTTTGTGGTGACAAGGGAAGAGTTTACTCGTGCGTTGAACGGGGAGTGGGGGAATGAGTAG
- a CDS encoding ABC transporter ATP-binding protein, with translation MNPVCELIEVRKSYADHVVLDNINLTVYEGEMVAITGKSGSGKSTVLNLIGMLERADRGIIKLFGKEIPRVGSARANKLLRTRISYLFQNFALIDNATVDYNLEIPLLYSKKTKKEKQEMKREALEKVGLNILLSKKIHALSGGEQQRVAIARILLKPCDLILADEPTGSLDSENRNEIINILNGLNELGKTIIIVTHDPEVAKACSRNIKLS, from the coding sequence ATGAACCCGGTATGTGAACTTATAGAAGTCAGAAAAAGCTATGCCGACCACGTTGTTCTGGACAATATAAACCTGACCGTTTACGAGGGAGAGATGGTGGCGATTACGGGGAAAAGCGGTTCTGGAAAATCAACAGTTCTCAATCTGATTGGGATGCTTGAAAGAGCGGATCGTGGAATTATTAAGCTGTTCGGGAAGGAAATTCCCCGTGTCGGATCTGCCCGGGCCAATAAACTCCTAAGAACTCGTATTTCATATCTGTTTCAGAATTTCGCACTGATTGATAACGCCACGGTAGACTATAATTTGGAAATTCCATTGCTATATTCAAAAAAAACAAAGAAGGAAAAGCAGGAGATGAAACGAGAAGCCCTAGAAAAGGTCGGACTGAATATCCTCCTCAGCAAAAAAATACATGCGCTTTCAGGAGGGGAACAGCAAAGAGTTGCTATCGCAAGGATCCTGTTAAAGCCCTGTGATTTAATCCTTGCGGATGAACCCACCGGTTCTTTGGACTCCGAGAACAGAAACGAAATTATAAATATATTAAATGGATTGAATGAATTGGGGAAGACAATCATTATCGTTACTCATGACCCGGAAGTAGCAAAAGCATGTAGTAGAAATATAAAATTATCATAA